The sequence gccccagcTCTACTGGCACAAACTCATGGAACCATCACCAGCCCTGGGTAtgagtactattattatctcattttcagAGCAGGCAACTGAGACTCTGGGAAGCAGCTGACCTTGGAACCGGAACTGGGTCTCTCTGATACCAGACCCTGGCTTGCTCCTACCACATTGTCTTGAAGTCCTTTGTTTATAGCTCGCCTTCCCCTCTCGGCTGCAGAAGGCCTGTCTCAGTCTCATTCATGGTTTTCTTTTACTCCCAGGGTCCCAAGTGTCGAGAAATCTGCCTAAGGAGCGAATAAATGAATGAGCCTACAAGGCAAGCCCCTCTTCGCCTTCCGGCCCAGTTCACGCCTTGTTTGGCATCTCCAGTTGGAGGTGGAATTGGGAGGGGGCTGGACAGAGGAATTTCAAGCTGCCTGAGGGTcaggagcagagaggagggggagaagggggagaaagggAAAGTGAAGTGAGCTGGGAGCCCCTGTGAGGAGGCGCAGACAGGGAAGGAAATCTCCCGGTAATAATTCATCGGCTCAGGAAGCAGCAGCCTGGCCTGGGGCTGTGTGTGGGACCAGCCCTGCGGGGAGGGGGCCCATGCTGgctgccttcctcctccccaaaGCCCAGCCTGGCTGGGGTCACGGTCAAATGGTGGCAGTGGGGGAATCCAGGTGTGGGAACAGAGTCTCCCGCAGACCCTGGATCCTAAGGGGCTCCACCCCCGGCAGCCATGGGAAACCCCTCGTTCCCTCTTCTTCCCCCAGTTCTGAACTGGATCAGGGAAGCCGGGAAAGCACAGCATGGCAGAGCTGCAGGCATCGTCAGGAACACAGACGCCCAGAGGAGCCAAAATGCACCTAGGAGCCTTTCAACTTCACTCCCTGCGTTCTCTCTGCTATACGGGCTGCCATTCGGGCTTATTTTCAAGGCCAAGCGGGATACTGGTTTAGCTAGTGCCTGGAGAGAGCTGAGCAGCCGGCACGAGTGAGATGGAGACCCCAGCAACCACCGTTGGCTCAGCAGTTCTCTGAGGAGGACACATCAGGCTGAACAATCTAAGGTTTCTAGAAGGAAGGCAGGCATTGAGGAAAGATAGCCCGTGTGTGTGCGCGATGGGATGGTGGTGGTAGGATTCCAAGAAGTAGTGAAACCGGACAGGCTGGAGCTAGCGCCCCCACTCCCACCTGCATGACTGAAGGCCAGAGCTCTCTTACCTGTAACTCAGGGCTGCCATCCTGCAGCCTCAGCTGGGCTCAATAGAGTATATAGCACCGCGTCTGGCACACGGTAGTGCCTCAACCAAAACATCAGTTCCGTGAGGgtgaaaaatttgttttgttaatGGCTGTATCCTGACCTAAAACCatgcctgacatatagtagggATCCAacgaatatttgttgaataaatgaacgaaCTACTGGTGTTTGTgtgttgtggttttgttttgcttttttttttttttttaagtttgtcttCAGGGACAAGACACCATCGAATCCTCATTTGGAGAGATTATAGCTTTTCTCCAAGTGTTCTCCACTgacaccaccactatcaccaatGGCTTGTTACAAAATGCACGTTCCTGGGCACGTTCCAGAACTGCTTAATCAGAGTGGGAGCAATCTGGGACTCTGTAATAGCAAAAGCCCCCTCCCCAGTTCTTACGCACATGAAAGTTGCAGAACTACAGGATTAGAATTTGAGGGCAGGAATACACTAGCTGTTTCTCCGCAATCTGAACGTTccgaatgaggaaactgagtccaagagaggagaaagggaccTGCCCGCGTCTCCCAGGTGGTCCAGGCTGGGGACAAAACGTTCGAATCTGGGCCCACCCCGGCAGACTCGCCCAGACCTCCAGCATCTGCCGGGCTAGCCAGCCCGGAATGGGAGCCTTCGGGGTGGGCCACCAGCTCCCGGGCCGCTTTCAACCTAGGGAACGGAGGCGGTGGGCGCGTAGTCATTGGCCAGGGTGCGGCGGGTGTCTCCCCATTGGCCGGGCGGAGCCCTCCGCCCCCGGCCGGGGCGGCCTTGCCATTTGGCCCCTCCCTCGCCTATAAGGCGGGGGCCGGCGGGGCCGTGGGAGCGCGCGGGAGCGCACGGCGGGGCGCGGCCAACGCTGGGACGCGGAGCTCGGAGGGACGCGGCCGGCGCCCATGGCGTTCGCGCTGCTGCGGCCAGTCGGCGCGCACGTGCTGTACCCGGACGTGCGGCTGCTAAGCGAGGACGAGGAGAACCGCAGCGAGAGCGACGCGTCGGACCAGTCGTTCGGCTGCTGCGAGGGCCTGGAGGCGGCGCGGCGCGGCCCGGGCCCCgggggcgggcggcgggcgggcggCGGCGCGGGCCCCGTGGTGGTGGTGCGACAGCGGCAGGCGGCCAACGCACGGGAGCGGGACCGCACTCAGAGCGTGAACACGGCCTTTACGGCGCTGCGCACGCTCATCCCCACCGAGCCGGTGGACCGCAAGCTGTCCAAGATCGAGACGCTGCGCCTGGCATCCAGCTACATCGCGCACCTGGCCAACGTGCTGCTGCTGGGCGACTCGGCCGACGACGGGCAGCCGTGCTTCCGCGCCGCCGGCAGTGCCAAGAGCGCCGTCCCCACCGCCGCCGACGGCGGCCGCCAGCCGCGCTCCATCTGCACATTCTGCCTCAGCAACCAGCGCAAGGGGGTGAGTGTGCTGCGTCCCTCACTGCGGCCACTGGGTCGGGGTAGGCGGGGGACGTTGCCTCTCCGGGAAGGGGCCCCAACGAGGCCAGGGGGAAGCGACGTGGAATTGTGCTGGGTGCGGCTCCCCAAGCCCAGGGTCTGGTGTGGAACAGAACCACTGACTTAATGTCCTGTCCCCCAAACAGAAAGGATGCAGGAAAACCCAGAGTTCGGGTCTGATTTAACTGCTCAGTGTGGGATATCCCCTCCAACGAAAGGTGTGCTGGTACTTCCTTCCTGCTGGGAAGACAGCATGAGGACGGAATAACAAAGTCCATCTTTTATTGAGTCTTCCTCTGTGCTGATGCGCTCCACATCCACTTTTTTGCCTTCACAAGAATCCCTTCAGGCAGGTAGTTTTTCTGCCCATTTTATCCTCGTGAAGATCTGAGCATCAGAGATGGAATCACCTGCCCACATTTACTCAGCTGGGAAGCTGGGGTGCTCGCCCTAGGTTTGCCTGGTGTGTGTTGCCCCCACCTTGAAGTAATTGTCCCCTGTCCTGAGATCTAACCCAAGAGCAGGAGACTGAGAAGAAAGGACGCCACAAACCCCCAACCGAGAGCCTGAGGTTCCCAGCGGATGAGCAGTAGGAGTGAAGAAGGGGCCCCCTGAGAGCCCCCAGCCCCCAAAAGGACGTGGTGTTGGGAGAGGGCACTCTTGGCTCAGCTGGAGGGAGCTGGTGTGCAGCTCCTGCAGTGTGTCCTGGGCAAGGAAGTGGACCAGGCTAGTAGGGGTGGGCGGGGGCTGTGTGGCAGCAGAGGTGGCCTCTTGGCTGAAACCTTGCCCAGGCCCCAAGGAACCTGCTTCATCCCCAGATCCTGTGCCTTTCTGGCCTGGGTTTTTCCTACAGTAAAGAAGCCTGTCTAACAACTTGTATTCCAGCAGCTACCATTTGCATCCAGGGAAACTGAGCATGAGAGAGTACTGACTTTTGGTGGCCAAGTGGAAGGGCATGGGGAATTGGAGTTAGGCCCCTGACTCCCTGCTGTTTGGTTCTCACAGCTCCCCTTGGTCCCTTGCTCCACCCTGTTCTGCGGAGGCCTCTGCATCTTGGCCTGAGACCACCCTCTGTCTGGCCCATCAGACATCCAGCCTGCTTTCTCAACACTTGGCTGCCTCAGTTGCCCTGAATCCGTCTTCTTAGCCTCAGGCTTGTACCCTCTCCATGGTCCCTACTGCTCCCAGCTGTGGGCCCCTGTCAGTGCCCCAGGCTGGGCTGAGAAGCCAGGAGTGGGCCTTTAAGGCTTCCTGAGATGGGAAGACCTGAAGGGGCCCTCAGGGATACTCCCTGAGTGCCTTTCACCCATTCATTCCAGTTAGCAACCCTTAGCTACCCGACAGCTGCCTGCTGTTGGCTCTGAGAACCCCAGAGAAGCAGGTTATAGGTCCCTACCCATCCACCAGTCAGGACCTGACAGTGCAGCCCCAGGGTCAGGGCAGGGAGATGAAGATGAGGATGCTGTGGTCTGATGATGGGGTAGGGGAAGCACAAAGGGATTCTCAGAGCCCAGAGGAAGCCCCCAACCCAGGGTGAGTGCTGACAGGGTTTCTGTGTCACATTTCTGAAGGATGCTTTAGAACAGGGACAGGCCGATGGAAAGGGTGTTCTAGGATTGGGGCATACAGCAAGAGCTGAGAcctagagaaggaagagggaagaggctAAAAGTGGCGGGAGTGCAGAGGGGGAGCACAATGGCCAGTAACAGCAGTGACAGCAGCCTTCATGAGCACTGATCTGTGCTAAGCACTCTTCATGAGTTATCATTAAAATCAGGCAACAGCCAGGAATGAGGCGCTGCGGTTATCCCCACTTGCTTAGAGGAGCTGCCAGTGGCGCAGAGACACACAGTCAGTGATggaaccaggattcaaactcaggcctGCCTGGTTGAGACGTGGGATAGGTTACAGGGGTAAGTCCCTGTAACTGTCATGTGTCCACCCCCACAGCAGGCAGGCTGGGGGACTTCTCTGCAGGTCTCAGGCCTGTCCCACAGCTCACAGGGACCTCCCCTGGGCCTGGCTGCTTCCCTGGGATCTGTCTATGGGACCAAGAACCCAGCCAAATTTGGCTGTAGAAACAATGCTCTCAACCCCACAGTCTCCTCTGGGAATAGGCGAGAGGGGCAATCCTGGCCAGCTATGGCCCCTTGAAGACTCTGCTGGAAGAAAACTGGCTGTCTTGGGGAGCTCTTGTTCCCTTCTGAGCTTTGGGGGGGCCAGAGAGCTTTAAGACCCAACACCCTGTTCCTTTACCCTGAGCCACCAcctccctcccatcctggccagtCTGGAGTTGGGGTTGCCGTGGAAACAGTTCCCTGTAGCATCTTTCTGTTGAAGGACGGGTTAGGTGTGGCCCTCTGTGGTAGAATTAGCAAGTGGGAGGTGGAACTGGGGTTCTTGTTTCTGCCCTGTTTTCCCTTTGTCACCTGGGGGTGGGGATCGGACAGGATCATCTTGTAAGGCTCTCTCTCCCCTGTTGGTATACCCAGAGGGTAGCTGGGACCAGGAGGCACTCTCAGTAGATGATGCTGATAGTAATACTTATGAACATTTACTATATTCCCAACACTGTACCAAGGCTTTACCTAGATTAGCCTGTGTAATCCTATGTTAGCTTGTGTGATCCTATAAAGTAACTCCCCTTTACGGgggggggaaactgaggctcagtgagatgaaatcacTTGCCTGAGGTGCAGTAGTTGGCCCTTGGCAAAGTAGGGATCAAAGCCTAGGTCTGTCTCACTTAAACCTAACTCCTAACCATGGTGCTTCCTGAAGACCCTTGGTGCTAAGTTCCTAAGGGACAAACAAACTGGGGTCTTGTAaggacctcttttttttttttttttttgagacggagtctcgctctgtcacccaggctggagtacaatgacatgatctcagctcactacagcctctgcctcctgggttcaagcagttctcctgccccagcctccccagtagctgggattacaggtgccagccaccacacctggctaattttttgtatttttagtagagacggggtttcgccatgtttggccaggctggtctcgaactcctggcctcacatgatctgcctgcctcggcctcccaaaagtgctgggattacaggcatgagccaccatacccggctgtcAGGACCTCTTCTAAGCACACTTAGCAGCTTACACAGCTGCATTCACATTCGACTGCACCTTGAGATGGCAAGTAAAATCATTTTGTCCCgatttcatagatgaagaaaccgAGGTTCAGGGAGGTGAACAGTCCCAGCATTCTTCTGGGACCCCAGGTCTCCACATGACCTCTAGACTTGGGGTGGAAGGGGGCAGCTCTCCCTGTCCCTGAGGACTTAAAGAGGGGAAGGCCAGTTTTCTAATTCAACCTTAATATTGCACCCCCTCCCCTATCTGCCCTTCTCAGCCACTCCTGCCAGAGTTTGTCTGAGAAGCCCAAGCCCCAGGCTCTGCTGGGACTGTGGCCTCAGCCCTCAAAATAGCCCTGCCTGTGAGTGAACATGTTGTCCCTGGGCTGCAAGAGCCTCGAGGGAGGCTGGGCTCGCATCTGGATGGATCTGCCCCAACCTGGACCtgggggtggagggggcagggggcagagcTCCCAGATGGTCAGCTGTTTCTGTAAGTGGGCTGAGAAAGCTGCCTGTTCCATCATCATCTAGCCAGGCTCAGGGCGATGAGCATTTACAGTGGGATTTCAGACACTATCGTGTCCTGGAAACAGGACAGATTGTTGGACAACATAGATTTCTAGCCCAGCTCTTTTACAACTGGCTGGGTGCCTCTGGGCCAGTCACTCAGTGGCTGGAGGCCGCAAAAGAGGGGGTGCTCTAACATCTGTGACCTCTCTGGCTCATGGTGAGGATGAAACACATGTGTCCAGTCTGAAAATATCAATGAGAAGAGCTGGTAGAGACAGCCCCTGTAGGGACTGATGATTTCAGGGACTGCCACCATTAGCCCATCTTCCAATGGCTGCCACTTAATTCAGTCGGCATTGATTGGTGCCTGCTCCAAGTCAGGTCCTGGGCCAAGAGAGCCCAGGCTGGAAATGGGACCACAGAGTGAAGAACTCCTTTTCCCTACCATTCCCTGAGATCCCAGTCCAGAAGGTGGGACAAAGGAGAGACCCTGCCTTGTCCTTCTGCGATTCGTCCCCATGGAATGTCCCCAGAAAGACAGGAAGTGCTAGGCAATTTAGGAACGGAGAAACCTTTCCAGGGAGACAAGACCTGAGAGCACATTCCTGGCAAAGGGGACGCCCTGAAGGAAGTCAAAGAGGCCAGAAATCCAGTCCCCTTTTTGAAGGTGGAAGAGTGAGCCACTAGGCATGCAGTCAGGCAGGGGGAAGACCACTGCGGGGTGTGCTGGTTTTGCCCATGTAAAATACTATGCTTTAAAATGTATtggatccttttctttttttttaaagcaacagatCATAtgggaaagaaatggaaatggtAAAAAAGTATAGCgtgaatacaaaaattagccaagcgtggtggtggtcgcctgtagtcccagctacttgggaggatgaggcagaagaatcccttgaacccaggaggcggaggttgcagtgagctgagattgctccattgcactccagcctggccacagcaagactctgtctcaaaaaaaagtatagcATGAGAGAGCCTCCCTCTCATCCTCTCTCCATCATCAAATTCCTCTCTGAAGAAACCCACTCGCAATTTCCCACGTGCACTTCTCTCCAGCAATCACAGCACACAGGCGCATTCAGCCTGCCCCTTGCTTTTGTCCTTAAACATTGTCATAACATTGTCATTCGGCAGCAGTCCGTATCAGTCCAGAAAAGGTTTCTTCTGCTTTCTGCTGCAGAGAACTTGATCGTGTGGCTGAACTGTGATTTATTTATCAGGATCCCTGTTGGTGGATACAGAGGTTAGTGTTCACACTGGCCTGATCGAACCTCCTTATACTCTTTCTCCCCCTCTGCAGGGTGGCCGTCGTGACCTGGGGGGCAGCTGCTTGAAGGTGAGGGGGGTGGCCCCCCTTCGAGGGCCGCGGAGATGAGCCTGGACCCTGGAGAAGGAGGCCAGGAGCCAGCCACTGGTTGTACAGGGAAGAAGACCCCAGGAGCCGAGCCCACCCCTTCTTTGTGTGGGGACCAGGGGACCATGGCCTGGGTCCAGGACACTCTGGGCAGGGCCCTCGGGACATCTCCACCCGATCCTGGAGAACTGTGAGGATCCATTCAGCCTGCGCAGCTCTGGCTGGTCAGAGACAAGGCAGAACTTTGGAAAAACACAGACTGTTGGTGACagagggtgtatgtgtatgtctgtgcgtgagtgtgagtgtgtgtgagagagagaattggtgagtttaaaataaaagctatttttaaataaaagacgTCGTTCTGAGCTGAGGAGGGGGCCTGTGGACATCGGAGGTCAGAGGTGGGCCCTCCCCTGGACTTAGAGAGAGGCACAGACGTTCCAGGGGCTGCCCTGAGCCCTagaggggtggggctggggaagaCAGGCAGAGCCCCCTCTCCGGGAGCCATAACCAAACCTTCCTCAGTCTGCTGTTTATCAGATGTTCTTAACAACTGTTAGGTGTCTGGTATGGTTGGTAAagaaatcttaattttatttatttttgaataaggaCTGCGTTCATTTCATTCACATGGTTCAAAATTCGGAAGGTACCAGAGGATATGTGTTGAAAAGTCTCCCTGCCCCTGTCCTCCGGCCACCAGCTCTCCTCTCTGCAAGCAGCCTAGGGCACCAGTTTCCTGTGATGTCCCATTCGCTATGAATGATCAGGCAAATACACAAATGACAGCACATCGTACACACTTTCAGctcctttttttccttaatcTAGCTTGGTATCATCCCAAGTCAGTACCTAAAgggtatttcatttctttctgagcTGCTTATTATTCCATTTTGTGAACGTGCCGTCCTTCAATCCCTCTTTGATGCTATCACCAACAAGGCATGTGGTTTTCCACAGGTGCAAATGAGTGCATGCTAAAGGGGAATATTCCTACCGCTGTGTTATCTGAAATGACTTAGAAGACCAATGACACCCAGAGGCACATGGCAGGGTGACACCCTGAGTCCGTCCACCTTTGAAGCCCAGAGCAGCTCCTTCCCTGCCCTGGAGATGCCCCAGGTGGAAAACCAGCACCTATTACCCCGATTACACTCCCAGGAgccctgggaggtgaaggctggtGTCTCCCCCATTGTAGACCCAGCAGAGACAGCGATGGGTACAGCTGATCAGTGCAGCTAGGAGTTCTTCGCGCTCTCAGGCTGGGGCTGTGTCCCTGTGAGGCGAGGATCAGAGAAGCTTGAGAGGCCTGAGGGTGAGAGCCAGGGAAAGGCCAGGGCAGCCAGGCAGCCACCCTCTCCTCAGTAAGGTGCATTCATATGCCTATCtcaacagtttatttatttaacaacacttttatttttaatttatttttttaaagacaaggtctcactatgttgcccaggctggtctcaaactcctgagctcaagtgatccatttcATGTTTACTGACTGAAGTCTGGCCCCAGAGTCCATATTCCTATCCCCTCTGTTCTGCCTCTACCCACTCCCCTGCATTTGACCCTCTGAGCCTGAATTGTGGCTCCCATTTTGCAAATTGACAAACAGATTGCCAATAccctctgtgtgccaggcattgtgccagACACCACAGGAATGAGCCCGACCAACCTGGTCTTCCTCACAGATGAAAACCGAGGCCCGGGGAGATCAAGGGAGTTGTGGAATTGCCAGTCCCTAGGCTGGAGCAGGCCATGAAACCACCACGCTTAACCCCTTTGGTGTGAGAAGTAGAGGAAAGAGGGCCCCAGGGGGCCAGGGTCCCCCACCCAGGAGAGCTTTCCAAGCACCCTCTACCTCACTTCCTTGCTGTTCCAGGGACACTGGCGTGGTTATCCTGTGTCCCAGCGCGGCTGTGCTTCCCCCTTCGGGAACTGATTAGGAAAGCACATTGCTCTCCCTGCGCCTACCCCGGCCAGGTATAGCCAGCCTCTGGCAAAGCCACAGGAAAAGGACTGTGACTTTGTCAATGGCAGGAAACCTGGGAGTGGGGGCAGAGCAGACACTTGGGTGCTCTGGCTAGAGGCCCACTCCGCCACCAGATTTGCTGGGTGACCCCAGAGATGTTGCTTGACCCCTCTGGGCCTCCCTGGCTCAATCTCTAACTAGTAAGAGCAGCTAGAACAGAAAGATaagtatttgttttgctttgtgagATAGTTTTTATTATACCCTGTTTGCATTGGTAAGTAATCCAAGTTGTGTCAAATGGTATGCAGTGAAAAGTACAGACCTCCCTCAGGCccctccccagaggcagcttCCTGAGTGTCCTTCCAGAAAGCTTCTATACTGATtactgtttctgaaaaaaaaaatttataggtTTCCCTGCCTGtgtttttcattgtaaaataaatgcaaaatgctACAAGACTCTAGAAATATCACTCATCCCAAAGACAACCACAGTGAAGACTATAATCCcaccaagttttgttttgtttgagacagggtctcactctgtcacccaggctggagtgcagtggcacgatcatagctcgctgcagccttaacctgtcctcaagtgatcctccacctcagcctgcggagtagctggaaatacaggcatacgccaccaggcctggctaattttatatatttgtttattttgtagagacaggttcttactatgttgcgcaggctggtctccagctcctgggctcaagcgatctgcctcagcctcccaaagtgctgggattataggcgtgagccactgcacccagctctgcaGCATTTTTGTTAAACACGCACATATACACAACACAATCATTTAAACCATGCTAAGTTTacactttttgttttaagatggatctcaccctgtcacccgggctggagtgcagtggcgcgatctcggctcactgcaacctccacctcccgggttcaagcgattctcctgcctcagcctcccaagtagctgggagtacagatgtgcaccaccacgcctggctaagttttgtatttttagtaaagacggggtttcaccatattggccaggctgctctcgaactcctgacctcaggtgatccatccgtctcagcctcccagagtgctgggattacaggcataagttactgcgcccagccaagtttaCACTTTTTATGGAAGTATAAGACACATTCAGGAAAGTGCACAGGGTGTACTTGAAATCAATGGGTTTTCACAAGCTGAGCACACCTGTATACCCAGCATGGAGATCAAGAAATGCAattagcaggccgggcgcggtggctcaagcctgtaatcccagcactttgggaggccgaggcgggtggatcacgaggtcaggagatcgagac comes from Macaca fascicularis isolate 582-1 chromosome 10, T2T-MFA8v1.1 and encodes:
- the TCF15 gene encoding transcription factor 15, with translation MAFALLRPVGAHVLYPDVRLLSEDEENRSESDASDQSFGCCEGLEAARRGPGPGGGRRAGGGAGPVVVVRQRQAANARERDRTQSVNTAFTALRTLIPTEPVDRKLSKIETLRLASSYIAHLANVLLLGDSADDGQPCFRAAGSAKSAVPTAADGGRQPRSICTFCLSNQRKGGGRRDLGGSCLKVRGVAPLRGPRR